CCGACAGCTGCAGGCTGTGGGATTCCACCACCAACGAAAAGCTGGACAAGGACCGCTTCCGCCGCGACCTCGGCAATGTGATCGAGAGCTATGCGGAGGTTGCCCGCCGGCTCGGCATCATGAAAGAGATGCCGACGGTCATTCAAGGAGGCCTCCACTAGTGCGCGCCAAGGTCCATGTTTTCTTGAAGCCGGGCGTCCTCGACGTTCAGGGCAAGGCGGTCGAGCAGGCGTTGCACGGCCTGGGCTGGGACGGCGTGGAAGGCGTCCGCGTCGGCCGCACCATCGAGTTCGACCTGAAGAGCGCTGACGCCGTGGCCGCCGAGGCCGAGGTCAAGGCCATGTGCGAGAAGCTGCTCGCCAACACGGTGATCGAGAGCTACCGCGTGGAGCTGGCGTGAAGGCTGAGGCCTTCCTCGCCGCCCTACTCCTCTGCATCGCCGCCTGCGCGCCGAAAGCCGCGCCGCCCGCCCCTATGGTCGGCCTCGACTGCGCCAGCGCCTTTGAGGCTCTGCGCGACAAGATCGTCGGCCAGCCGCGCCTCACGCCCGCGCCGAAAGACCCGACCCAGCCCTATCGCTTCTACTCCAGCGATGACGGCAAGACCTCCTACCTGATCACCGAACCCGACGCGCCGGCCCACCCGGCGATCATGCTGCAGCGAGCGGTGGGAACCGAGGTGAAGACCACCGGCTGTCCCTACGGCGACAAGGCCCGCTACGACGAGCTCGCCGCCTATCTCGACAGCCTGAAAACCTGGACGCGGAAATGACGGCGCACGGCCTCGACGCCAGCGCCCCCATCGTCTACCCGTCCGCCCATTCCGCTAGAGAACCTGCGAGACAGAACGCCCGATGAAAGCCGCCGTCGTCGTCTTCCCCGGCTCCAACTGCGATCGCGACTGCAAGGTCGCCGTCGAACGCTCCACGGGCGCCTCGGTGGAGATGGTCTGGCACGCCGAGACCGCCCTGCCCTCGGGACTCGACCTGATCGTGCTCCCTGGTGGGTTCTCCTATGGCGACTATCTGCGGTGCGGGGCCATGGCCTCGCTGTCGCCGGTGATGGCGGAGGTCAGGGCCGCCGCTGAACGCGGCGTCGCCGTCGTCGGCATCTGCAACGGCTTCCAGGTGCTATGCGAAGCCGGCATGCTGCCAGGCGCGCTTCTACGCAACGCCGCGCTCAAATACGTCTGCAAGGCGGTCGACCTGGAGGTCGTCAACGTCCAGACCCGCTTCACGTCGGGCTATGCCGCGACGCGTCGGGCGGTCATGACCATCGGCAACGGCGAAGGGAATTTCTTCGCCGATGAGGCCACGCTGGACCGGTTGGAAGGCGATGGCCAGGTGGTGTTCCGTTATCTCGACAACCCCAATGGCTCGGCCCGCGGCATCGCTGGCATCGTCAGCGCCACCGGCAATGTGCTGGGCCTGATGCCCCACCCTGACCGCGCCTTCGAGGCCGAGCTGGGATCGTCCGACGGAGCGATCCTGTTCCAAAGCGCCCTCGCCAGCGCCTGAGAGTCCTGATCATGAGCACCAAGACGATCGCCGAATCGGCCGCCGAATACGGCCTCAAGCCCGACGAGTTCCAGGTGATCCTGCAACGCCTCGGCCGTGAGCCCAATCACCTGGAGCTGGGCGTCTTCTCGGTCATGTGGTCGGAGCACTGCTCCTATAAGTCGAGCCGCAAGCACCTCGGCAAGTTCCCGACCACCGGTCCTAAGGTGATCTGTGGGCCCGGCGAGAACGCCGGCGTCATCGACATCGGCGAGGGGCCAGATGGGACGAAATTGGCCTGCATCTTCAAGATGGAGAGCCACAACCATCCCTCCTACATCGAGCCTTACCAGGGCGCGGCGACAGGCGTCGGCGGCATCATGCGGGACGTCTTCACCATGGGCGCGCGACCAGTGGCCCTCCTCAACGCGCTGCGCTTCGGCCAGCCCGATCACCCCAAGACCAAGCGCCTGGTCTCGGGCGTCGTCTCCGGCATCGCCGGCTATGGCAACTGTGTCGGCGTACCAACGGTGGCGGGCGAGACGAATTTCCACCGCGGCTATGACGGCAATATCCTGGTCAACGCCATGTGCGTGGGCCTGGCCGACGCCGACAAGATTTTCTACTCCGCCGCGCCCGCCGCCGGCCTGTCGGTCGTCTACTTCGGCTCTAAGACCGGCCGCGACGGCATCCATGGCGCGACCATGGCCAGCCAGGAGTTCGACGACGCCTCCGACGAGAAGCGCCCGACCGTCCAGGTCGGCGACCCCTTCGCCGAGAAGCTCCTGATCGAAGCGACCCTGGAGCTGATGGCGTCCGGCGCGGTCGCCGCCATCCAAGACATGGGCGCCGCAGGCTTGACGTCGTCGTCGGTTGAGATGGCCGGCAAGGGCGGCGTGGGCATCGAGCTCGATCTCGACGCCGTGCCGCAGCGCGAAGCGAACATGAGCGCCTATGAGATGATGCTCTCAGAAAGCCAGGAGCGAATGCTGGCGATCCTGAAGCCGGGCCGCGAGGCCGACGGCCAGCGCATCTTCGAAAAGTGGGGCCTGGACGCCGCCGTCATTGGGATCACCACCGACACCGGCCATCTGGTCCTCAAGCACCGAGGCGCCGTCGTCGCCGACGTGCCGCTCGCGCCGCTGTTCGACGACGCGCCACTGTATGATCGCCCCTGGATCCAGCCGGTCCTGCAGGAACAGCTCCACGACGTGCCGGCCCCCGTCGACTATGCGGACGCGATCGTGCGCCTGATGTCGGCGCCCGACATGGCCTCCAAGCGCTGGATCTGGGAGCAGTACGACCGCCACGTCATGGCCGACACGCTCGAGGATTCGGCGACCGGCGCCGACGCCGGCATCGTGCGTGTGCACGGAACGAAGAAGGCGCTGGCCGTCTGTTCCGACGTCACCCCGCGCTATGTCCAGAACGACCCGTACGAGGGCGGCAAGCAGGCCGTGGCGGAGGCCTGGCGCAACCTGACCGCCGTCGGCGCGACGCCGATCGCCATCACCGACAATCTGAACTTCGGCAACCCGGAACGCCCTGAGATCATGGGCCAGATCGTTCGCGCCATCGACGGCATGGCCGAGGCCTGCCGCGTGCTCGACTTCCCCGTCGTGAGCGGCAACGTCAGCCTCTATAACGAGACCAATGGCGCGGCCATTCCGCCGACCCCCACCGTCGGCGGCGTCGGCCTGCTGGAAGACTACGCGATCCGGGCGGACTTCGGCGGCCTGAAGGCCAACGACACCATTGTCCTGATCGGCGCCACACCTGGCGCCTTCGGCGCTTCCATGTACCTGCGCGAGATCATGGGTCGCGAGGACGGCGCTCCGCCGCCGGTGGACCTGGCTTTGGAGCGCAAGACCGGGGACCTGGTCCGCAGCCTGATCCACGCTGGCCACCTGCGCGTGGTCCACGATCTGTCCGACGGCGGGCTCGCCGCCGCGGCCGCCGAGATGGCGCTCGCCTCGAATGTCGGCATGAGCCTGACGATCCAGGGCCACGTAGAACTCTTCGCCGAGGACCAGGCTCGCTATCTGGTCGCCGCCGAAGACGCTCAGCCGATCCTGAAGGCCGCGGAAAAGGCCGGCGTACCGGCGCGCATCATTGGCCTGGCCGGCGGCCACAGCCTTTCCGGCGGCGGACTCTTCGACCTGCCGCTCGACCGCCTGCGGCAGAGCCATGAGGGGTGGATGCCGGCGTGGCTAGGGGCCTAGGCCCATGTCGCTGCTGCTCAACATCGACGTCCCCGATCTACCCGCGGCGGAGCGGTTCTATGTCGAGAGCTTCGGGCTAAGGCCATACCGCCGGGTCGGCGGCGTGGCTGCTGGTCAAGGCGGCGGGCAGGGCCGGCGCGGGCGGCGATCGGCGCCGGCCTGAGGCGCCGACTCGGAACCTTGAGCTTGGCGCCTCGTTGGCTCTGAAACGCCCGGATGCCCCATGCTTCCAGAAACCGGGCGAGGGAGCGAGCGCCAGTCATGAGCCTCTTCAGCAAAATCAAGGACAAGGTCTTCCACCGCGATCACGACGCCGCATCGCCATCCTCGGTGCGCTCGGCGGAGCCGCGCGCCTTCAATCACGAACGCGCCGAACTTGCGCCCGCCACGCCAGCCGATGTGATCCCGATGGGCGACGGCAAGCCGGTCAACGTCGAAGACAACCTGGCCGCCCTGGCCGAATTCAACGGCGGCCAAGACAACGGCTGGCGGACCTCCATCGTCGACCTGCTCGACCTCCTGCGCCTCGACACGAGCCTTGAGGCCCGCCAGGCGCTGGCCGAAGAACTGGACATCCACGCCGGCGAGCCGGACAGCGCCGAACAAAACGCCGCCCTCCACAGAGCGGTCATGCAGAAACTGCGCGACAACGGTGGGATCGTGCCGGACAGCCTCTACGGCTGACGCCGGCGCCGACCGGCCGCCGATGGCGCATTGACGGCCCCCTGCTCGGGGCGCCATGGACGGCTCCGTAGAGGAGACCCGCCATGCCGATGTCCCAGACCGATCTCGAAGCTGTGCTGCGTGAAGGCTTCCCTGACGCCGAGATTGAGATTCAGGATCTCGCCGGCGACGGTGACCATTACCGGGCCAGGATCGTCTCGACCCGCTTCGCTGGCCTGCCCCGCGTGCGTCAACACCAACTGGTCTATGCCGCCCTGGGCGACCGTGTCGGCGGGGAACTGCACGCCCTGGCGCTGGAAACGTCCACGCCGAAGGCCTAATTGCGCGACCCGCTTGACCGGGGCCTCAGCGCTTCCTAGCTGTTGGGTCTGAATTTCCGCCGAGAGGGGCGATACCGATGAGCGACGCCGCGACCACCACCACCGATCCCGTCCACGGCTTCATCGCCAAGACGCTGGGTGAATATCCTGTCGTGCTCTTCATGAAGGGCTCCCCGGATGCGCCCAAGTGCGGATTCTCCTCGCAGGTCGTGCAGATTCTGGACCAGCTTGGCGCGGAATACGTTGGGGTGGACGTGCTGCAATCACAGCCGCTGCGTGACGGCATCAAGACCTATTCCGACTGGCCGACGATTCCCCAGCTTTATGTGAAGGGCGAGTTCGTCGGCGGCTGCGACATCATCAAGGAAATGTACGAGACCGGTGAGCTCGAAAGCTTCCTCGACGAGCAGGGCGTGATCCCCGAAGCCAGCTGAGCCCAACGTCCGATTGACCCCAACCGCCGCAGCGCGGTTCTAGACGCATGAATTCCCATCGTATCGGCGAGGCGCTGCGCGGCTACGCGCCCTGGGCGCCGGACTGGCTTGTCACCTTGCTGCTGGTGGCGGTCGCGCTCAGCATCGCACTGGGCCTGCACCGGCTGGTCGTGTCGCTCGCGCGCAAGCGCCTCACTGGACTCGACACCTTCTGGCGATCACTCGTCGTTCGCAGCGAGGGTCCAGCGCGCCTGGCCTTGATCGTCGCCGCGCTGACCTGGGCCGCCCACGTCGCGCCGCTGAGCGATGGCTACGAGACCAATCTCAAGCGCCTGCTGTTCATCACCTTCGTCGGCCTCCTCGGCTGGACAGGGGTGATGGCCGTGGAGATCGCCGGCGACCTCTATCTGCGCCGTCTGCGGTTGGATGACGCCGACAACCTCCAGGCGCGCAAGCATCTGACGCAAATGCGTATCCTGCAGCGCTCGGCCGACACGATGATCATCGTAATCAGCGCCGGCGTCGCCCTTGTCGCCGTGCCCGGCGTCCGTCAACTCGGCGTCAGCCTGCTGGCCGCGGGCGGCGCAGCGGGCATCATCGTCGGCCTCGCCCTCCAGCCAATTCTCTCCAACATGATGGCCGGCGTTCAAATCGCCTTCACTCAGCCGATCCGCATCGACGATGCGGTGAAGGTCGAGGGCCAGTTCGGCCACGTCGAAGAGATCACCAGCGCCTATGTGGTCATCAAGCTCTGGGACCTTCGCCGCCTGGTGGTGCCGCTGAAGTACTTCCTGGAGAAGCCGTTCGAGAACTGGACCCGCCAGACCTCCGAGCTCATCGGCGAGGTCGAACTGATGGTCGACTACCGCGTCCCCGTCGCCGAGTTGCGCGAGGAACTGGCGCGGATTCTCGGCGCGTCCCAGGTCTGGGACAAGCGCATCGGCAAGCTGCAGGTCACCGCCGCCGGCGAAAACGTCATGACGGTCCGCGCCCTCGTCAGCGCCGCCAACGCCAGCCAGCTCGCCGATCTGCGCTTCGACGTTCGCGAGAAGATGATCACCTTCCTCCAGGACACCATCCCAGACGCCTTGCCCCGCAAGGGCGTGGAGTTCCACGCCGCCCCGCCCGAGCCGGACGCGGCGCCGCCGGAGTAGGGTCCTTCTCCCTGGCGAGAGAAGGGAGATAAGACCGCAAAGAAAAAGGGCGGCTGCCGAAGCAACCGCCCTTTTCGCAGTCCTGGAATTCTAAGCCGCTTACGACGCGTAGAATTCGATGACGAGGTTCGGTTCCATCTTCACCGGATAGGGCACTTCGGCCAGCTCCGGGATGCGGACGTAGGTGGCGCTCATCGCCTTGGCGTCGACGGTGATGTAGTCCGGCGTGTCGCGTTCCGACGACTGCAGGGCTTCCAGCACCAGGGCCATGTTGCGCGAGCGTTCGCGGACCTGGACGACGTCGCCCGGCTTCACGCGGTAGGACGGGATGTTCACGCGCTTGCCGTTCACCATCACGTGGCCGTGGTTGACGAACTGGCGGGCGGCGAAGGGGGTCGGCACAAACTTCGAGCGATAGACGATGGCGTCCAGGCGCGATTCCAGCAGGCCGATCAGGTTCTCAGCGGTGTTGCCCTTGCGACGATCGGCTTCGTCGTAGGTCTTCGAGAACTGCTTCTCGGTAAGGTTGCCGTAGTAGCCCTTCAGCTTCTGCTTGGCGCGCAGCTGCAGGCCAAAGTCCGAAACCTTCTGCTTGCGGCGTTGGCCGTGCTGGCCAGGACCGTAGGCGCGGTTGTTGATCGGGGACTTCGGGCGACCCCAGATGTTTTCGCCCATCCGGCGGTCGAGTTTGTACTTGGAAGCTTGGCGCTTAGACATGGTTCATCTCGTCTTTGACGCGAGCCGGCGCTTCTGAGACGTCAGAGGCGCAATCGCAACGGCGGCCTTCGCATCACCCGTCATAAAACCCACGACCGGTGGCCCGGTCGCGAGAGGCGCGGTTTATGGCGGCGACGCGTTCAGGAGTCAACCTAGCCGCGCGGAGAGCTGAGATGAGGCCGCCTTCGCCTCTTCCCACCAGCGCAGCACGCGCGCGCCAGCGTCGCCCGTCGCCGCCAACCGTGCGCCCTGCCCCGCCCACAGCGAAATCTGCTCCGGGTCGCCTGCCGCAGTGCTGGCCGCGCGCAGGGGCTGGGTGAGGCGATTCTGCACCGGATAGGCCGGGACCAGATCCTCATCGGATCGCATTTCGCGCATGAAGCGGTTCTCAAGCCCGCGGGCATGTCGACCGGTGAAGGCCCGAGTCAGCCGCGTCGCCTCATCCGGCGCCGCCGCCAGCGCCTGTCGCCAGGGCGAGGACGTCGTCGCCTGGTCGCTCAGCAAGAAGGCGGTGCCCATTTGGGCGGCTGACGCGCCCAGGGCCAGGACCGCGGCCACGCCGCGGCCATCCATGATCCCGCCCGCGGCGATCACCGGCAGGTCGATCACCGCACGGATCGTCGCGACCAGCGGCAGGAGGCCCACGAGGCTGGCGCCGACGTCCGCCAGGAAGTGGCCGCGGTGGCCGCCCGCCTCATAACCCTGGGCGCAGACGCCATCGGCGCCCACCTCGGCCCAGGCTTTCGCCTCCGCGACCGTCGTCGCCGTGCCGATCACATAGGTTCCCGCCGCTTGCAGGGCCGCAACCTGCGCCGCCGTCAGAACATCGAACGCGAAGCTGGCCACGGGCGGCGCAGCCTGGATCAGCGCCGAGAACTGCCCCTCGAAATCCGGAGCGTACTGGTTTGGGATCTCAGGCAGCGGAGCGCCTGATTGGGCGTACCAGGGCGCAAGGCGCGCCAGCGCCAGGTCGATCTCGTCCTGGCCAGGCGCGACTGGACGGGTGATCAGCAGGTTCACATTGAAGGGCCGTTCGGTCTGCGCCTTCAAGGCGGCGATCGCCGGACCGAGGTCAGCCCCCGCAAGACCCGCGCCGGCGAAGGCGCCCATGCCGCCGGCCTCGCTGACCGCCAGCGCCAGACGATGGTCCGAAACCCCCAGCATCGGCGCCTGAAGGATCGGGATCGGCAGGGTGTCCAGCAGCGCCTTCAGGCTCATGCCTCGCCCGCCTTCTCAGCCTTCTGGCGGGCGATCTTCTCCAGCACCCGGCCGCGGCCGCGCGATAAGGCGGTGACCACGCCACGCAGGGTGCGCACTTCCTGATCGCTGAATCGCGCCCGCGAAAGCGCCGTGCGCAGGTTCTGAACCATCGAGGGCGTCTTCTCCGGCGGATGGAAGAAGCCGGCGGTCTCAAGCTCACCTTCCAGGTGTTGGAACAGACCCATCATCGCCGCGCCATCCGCCGGCGCTGGCCCCTCGCGGAAGGCCGGGGGCGGGGCGTCCAGCTCCAGCAGGCGCAGCTCATAGGCGGTGATCGCCACGGCCTGGGCCAGATTCAAAGAGCGGAACTTCGGATCGATCGGAATGGTCACCACCGCCTGACAGAGCGCGATGTCGGCCGTCTCCAGCCCCGCGCGCTCACCGCCAAACAGCAGGCCGACGCTCAGACCTTGGCCAAGACCCTGCGTCAATTCGCTCGCCGCCTGACGGGGCGTGATCACCGGCATCTGCAATTCGCGCGGCCTGGCTGTGGTGGCGAACACCAGCTGCAAGTCGGCGACCGCATCGCCGACGTTCTCGAAGACGTTGGCCCCATCCAACGGCCAGTCGGCGCCGGAGGCCGAAGCCCACGCCTGCTCCTGCGGCCAGCCGTCCCGTGGATTGACCAGGCGCAGGGTCTCTAGACCGAAGTTCGCCATCACCCGCGCCACCGCGCCAATGTTATGCGCCAATTGCGGGGCGTTCAGGATTACGACAGGTTTCGCGAGCAAGGCTTCGGCCATGGCGCCTTTTCAAACCCCGCAGGCCCGCGACGCAAGGCTTAGCCGACGAAATCTCTTCGCGCTCGGCGCAGCCGCAGGGCTGTTGGCGGCTTGCGAGAGGCCGATGCGGGACACCACGTCGGAGACGCCAGCCCTTGAGATGACCGCCTTGAACCGTGCGGCGGAGGATATCAGCCGGCGGGTGGCGCCCGGGGTCCTGGGGGCGGGCCTGATGAATCTTGAGAATGGTCAGAGCTGGGCGTTCAACGGCGATCGGCCCTTTCCGATGCAGAGCGTCTTCAAGCTGCCCCTCGCCGCAGCCGTGCTGGCCGAAATTGAAGCGGGCCGTCTGACCCTGGACGAACGGCTCGTCGTGCGGCCGGAAGACCTGTCGCCGCCCTATTCCCCGATCGCGGACGCCTGGCCCGGGCGCGCGGACTACACGGTGGCCGAGATGCTGAACGCCGCGGTGCGCGACAGCGACAACACCGCCGCCGACATGCTGATGCGCCGGATCGGCGGCCCAGGCGCCGTGACCGCCTGGCTGGTCGACAAGGGCGTGACGGAGCTGCGCATTGATCGCTACGAGCGCCAGCTGCAGACCGAGTTCTTCGGCATGGACTCATTCCGCGAGGCTTGGCGTGGGCGCGAGAAGTTCCTGGCCGCCAAGAACGCCATCGACCCGGCGGCGCGGCGGTCGGCGGTCGTCCGATATCTGTCCGATCCACGCGACACCGCCACGCCGCGCGGCATGCTCGACTTCCTCTACAAGCTGGACGACGGGCTGATCATCGGCCCGGTCGTGCGTGAACGGCTGTTCGCCATGATGACCGGCGGGCGCGTGACGAGCCGGCTCGCAGCCGCCATGCCCGCCGGCGCAAGTCTGCTGCATAAAACCGGATCTTCCTGGACCGAGCAGGGATTGAACGCGGCGACCAACGACGTCGGATTGATCACCCTGGCCGATGGCCGGCGCTATGCGGCGGCCGTCTTCCTCTCAGGTGCGAGCCTGGACGATGACGCCCGCGACGCCGCCATCGCCGAACTGGGCCGTGGCATGATCAAAAGTCTCGGCTAACGTCTCTCCGGCCTTTGCGTGCGGGCGTGCGGCGGCTATACGCCCTTAGCCCAAAACGCCACCAATTCGGGGGAGCCCTCGCGCCATGAGCAAGATCAAAGTCGCCAATCCGGTCGTCGACATCGACGGCGATGAAATGACCCGGATCATCTGGAAGCAGATCAAAGACACCCTGATCTTCCCCTTCCTGGACATCGAACTCGACTACTATGACCTGGGCATGGAGCACCGCGACGCCACCAACGACCAGGTGACGATCGACGCGGCCGAGGCCACCAAGAAGCACGGCGTGGCCGTGAAGTGCGCCACCATCACCCCTGATGAAGCCCGGGTGAAGGAATTCAACCTCAAGAAAATGTGGAAGTCGCCGAACGGCACCATCCGCAACATCCTGGGTGGCGTGATCTTCCGCGAGCCGATCATCTGCAAGAATGTGCCGCGCCTGGTGCCGGGCTGGACCCAGCCGATCATCATCGGCCGCCACGCCTTCGGCGACCAATACCGCGCCACCGACTTCCTGTTCCCCGGCAAGGGTACGCTGACCATCAAGTTCGTCGGTGAAGACGGCCAGGTGATCGAGCACGAAGTGTTCCAAAGCCCGGGTTCGGGCGTGGCCATGGCCATGTACAACCTGGACGACTCGATCCGCGACTTCGCCCACGCCTCCTTCGCCTACGGCTTGAGCCGGAACTACCCGGTCTACATGTCGACGAAGAACACGATCCTCAAAGCCTACGACGGCCGCTTCAAGGACATTTTCCAGGAAGTGTTCGACGCCGACTACGCCGCCGAGTTCAAGGCCAAGGGCCTGACCTACGAGCACCGCCTGATCGACGACATGGTCGCCTCGGCGCTGAAGTGGTCGGGCGGCTATGTCTGGGCCTGCAAGAACTATGACGGCGATGTGCAGTCCGACATCGTGGCCCAAGGCTTCGGCTCGCTGGGCCTGATGACCTCGGTGCTGGTCACCCCGGACGGCAAGATCATGGAGGCGGAAGCCGCCCACGGCACCGTCACCCGCCACTACCGCCAGCACCAGAAGGGCGAAGCGACCTCGACCAATTCGATCGCGTCGATCTTCGCCTGGACCCGTGGCCTCGAACACCGCGCCAAGCTCGACAACAATCCCG
This is a stretch of genomic DNA from Phenylobacterium immobile (ATCC 35973). It encodes these proteins:
- the purQ gene encoding phosphoribosylformylglycinamidine synthase subunit PurQ; this translates as MKAAVVVFPGSNCDRDCKVAVERSTGASVEMVWHAETALPSGLDLIVLPGGFSYGDYLRCGAMASLSPVMAEVRAAAERGVAVVGICNGFQVLCEAGMLPGALLRNAALKYVCKAVDLEVVNVQTRFTSGYAATRRAVMTIGNGEGNFFADEATLDRLEGDGQVVFRYLDNPNGSARGIAGIVSATGNVLGLMPHPDRAFEAELGSSDGAILFQSALASA
- a CDS encoding DUF3597 family protein, which produces MSLFSKIKDKVFHRDHDAASPSSVRSAEPRAFNHERAELAPATPADVIPMGDGKPVNVEDNLAALAEFNGGQDNGWRTSIVDLLDLLRLDTSLEARQALAEELDIHAGEPDSAEQNAALHRAVMQKLRDNGGIVPDSLYG
- a CDS encoding RNA methyltransferase, producing the protein MAEALLAKPVVILNAPQLAHNIGAVARVMANFGLETLRLVNPRDGWPQEQAWASASGADWPLDGANVFENVGDAVADLQLVFATTARPRELQMPVITPRQAASELTQGLGQGLSVGLLFGGERAGLETADIALCQAVVTIPIDPKFRSLNLAQAVAITAYELRLLELDAPPPAFREGPAPADGAAMMGLFQHLEGELETAGFFHPPEKTPSMVQNLRTALSRARFSDQEVRTLRGVVTALSRGRGRVLEKIARQKAEKAGEA
- a CDS encoding VOC family protein produces the protein MSLLLNIDVPDLPAAERFYVESFGLRPYRRVGGVAAGQGGGQGRRGRRSAPA
- a CDS encoding NADP-dependent isocitrate dehydrogenase; the protein is MSKIKVANPVVDIDGDEMTRIIWKQIKDTLIFPFLDIELDYYDLGMEHRDATNDQVTIDAAEATKKHGVAVKCATITPDEARVKEFNLKKMWKSPNGTIRNILGGVIFREPIICKNVPRLVPGWTQPIIIGRHAFGDQYRATDFLFPGKGTLTIKFVGEDGQVIEHEVFQSPGSGVAMAMYNLDDSIRDFAHASFAYGLSRNYPVYMSTKNTILKAYDGRFKDIFQEVFDADYAAEFKAKGLTYEHRLIDDMVASALKWSGGYVWACKNYDGDVQSDIVAQGFGSLGLMTSVLVTPDGKIMEAEAAHGTVTRHYRQHQKGEATSTNSIASIFAWTRGLEHRAKLDNNPELDRFAKTLEKVCVDTVESGVMTKDLALLVGADQSWVSTEGFLEAVATNLQKAMAAA
- a CDS encoding mechanosensitive ion channel family protein, which translates into the protein MNSHRIGEALRGYAPWAPDWLVTLLLVAVALSIALGLHRLVVSLARKRLTGLDTFWRSLVVRSEGPARLALIVAALTWAAHVAPLSDGYETNLKRLLFITFVGLLGWTGVMAVEIAGDLYLRRLRLDDADNLQARKHLTQMRILQRSADTMIIVISAGVALVAVPGVRQLGVSLLAAGGAAGIIVGLALQPILSNMMAGVQIAFTQPIRIDDAVKVEGQFGHVEEITSAYVVIKLWDLRRLVVPLKYFLEKPFENWTRQTSELIGEVELMVDYRVPVAELREELARILGASQVWDKRIGKLQVTAAGENVMTVRALVSAANASQLADLRFDVREKMITFLQDTIPDALPRKGVEFHAAPPEPDAAPPE
- the purL gene encoding phosphoribosylformylglycinamidine synthase subunit PurL, with the translated sequence MSTKTIAESAAEYGLKPDEFQVILQRLGREPNHLELGVFSVMWSEHCSYKSSRKHLGKFPTTGPKVICGPGENAGVIDIGEGPDGTKLACIFKMESHNHPSYIEPYQGAATGVGGIMRDVFTMGARPVALLNALRFGQPDHPKTKRLVSGVVSGIAGYGNCVGVPTVAGETNFHRGYDGNILVNAMCVGLADADKIFYSAAPAAGLSVVYFGSKTGRDGIHGATMASQEFDDASDEKRPTVQVGDPFAEKLLIEATLELMASGAVAAIQDMGAAGLTSSSVEMAGKGGVGIELDLDAVPQREANMSAYEMMLSESQERMLAILKPGREADGQRIFEKWGLDAAVIGITTDTGHLVLKHRGAVVADVPLAPLFDDAPLYDRPWIQPVLQEQLHDVPAPVDYADAIVRLMSAPDMASKRWIWEQYDRHVMADTLEDSATGADAGIVRVHGTKKALAVCSDVTPRYVQNDPYEGGKQAVAEAWRNLTAVGATPIAITDNLNFGNPERPEIMGQIVRAIDGMAEACRVLDFPVVSGNVSLYNETNGAAIPPTPTVGGVGLLEDYAIRADFGGLKANDTIVLIGATPGAFGASMYLREIMGREDGAPPPVDLALERKTGDLVRSLIHAGHLRVVHDLSDGGLAAAAAEMALASNVGMSLTIQGHVELFAEDQARYLVAAEDAQPILKAAEKAGVPARIIGLAGGHSLSGGGLFDLPLDRLRQSHEGWMPAWLGA
- a CDS encoding NAD(P)H-dependent flavin oxidoreductase, translating into MSLKALLDTLPIPILQAPMLGVSDHRLALAVSEAGGMGAFAGAGLAGADLGPAIAALKAQTERPFNVNLLITRPVAPGQDEIDLALARLAPWYAQSGAPLPEIPNQYAPDFEGQFSALIQAAPPVASFAFDVLTAAQVAALQAAGTYVIGTATTVAEAKAWAEVGADGVCAQGYEAGGHRGHFLADVGASLVGLLPLVATIRAVIDLPVIAAGGIMDGRGVAAVLALGASAAQMGTAFLLSDQATTSSPWRQALAAAPDEATRLTRAFTGRHARGLENRFMREMRSDEDLVPAYPVQNRLTQPLRAASTAAGDPEQISLWAGQGARLAATGDAGARVLRWWEEAKAASSQLSARLG
- a CDS encoding BolA family protein, with translation MPMSQTDLEAVLREGFPDAEIEIQDLAGDGDHYRARIVSTRFAGLPRVRQHQLVYAALGDRVGGELHALALETSTPKA
- the purS gene encoding phosphoribosylformylglycinamidine synthase subunit PurS, whose protein sequence is MRAKVHVFLKPGVLDVQGKAVEQALHGLGWDGVEGVRVGRTIEFDLKSADAVAAEAEVKAMCEKLLANTVIESYRVELA
- the grxD gene encoding Grx4 family monothiol glutaredoxin, with amino-acid sequence MSDAATTTTDPVHGFIAKTLGEYPVVLFMKGSPDAPKCGFSSQVVQILDQLGAEYVGVDVLQSQPLRDGIKTYSDWPTIPQLYVKGEFVGGCDIIKEMYETGELESFLDEQGVIPEAS
- the rpsD gene encoding 30S ribosomal protein S4, which produces MSKRQASKYKLDRRMGENIWGRPKSPINNRAYGPGQHGQRRKQKVSDFGLQLRAKQKLKGYYGNLTEKQFSKTYDEADRRKGNTAENLIGLLESRLDAIVYRSKFVPTPFAARQFVNHGHVMVNGKRVNIPSYRVKPGDVVQVRERSRNMALVLEALQSSERDTPDYITVDAKAMSATYVRIPELAEVPYPVKMEPNLVIEFYAS
- the bla gene encoding class A beta-lactamase, which translates into the protein MRDTTSETPALEMTALNRAAEDISRRVAPGVLGAGLMNLENGQSWAFNGDRPFPMQSVFKLPLAAAVLAEIEAGRLTLDERLVVRPEDLSPPYSPIADAWPGRADYTVAEMLNAAVRDSDNTAADMLMRRIGGPGAVTAWLVDKGVTELRIDRYERQLQTEFFGMDSFREAWRGREKFLAAKNAIDPAARRSAVVRYLSDPRDTATPRGMLDFLYKLDDGLIIGPVVRERLFAMMTGGRVTSRLAAAMPAGASLLHKTGSSWTEQGLNAATNDVGLITLADGRRYAAAVFLSGASLDDDARDAAIAELGRGMIKSLG